A DNA window from Ranitomeya imitator isolate aRanImi1 chromosome 2, aRanImi1.pri, whole genome shotgun sequence contains the following coding sequences:
- the STK35 gene encoding serine/threonine-protein kinase 35, producing MESAKRKRRRSPGVRPLRERIPAPLLNVQPVNGTFKPEASEEEEVVVSGGRPRRPRYSLLSEIGRGSYGVVYEAVARKSGARVAVKKIRCDAPENVELALSEFWALTSLRRRHPNIVRFEECVLQRNGLAQKMSHGNKSSQLYLRLVETSLKGERILGCTEEACYLWFVMEFCEGGDLNQYVLSRRPDPAINKSFMLQLTSAIAFLHKNQIVHRDLKPDNILITERSGFPVLKVADFGLSKVCAGLASQGMESIGEGSNENKTVNVNKYWLSSACGSDFYMAPEVWEGHYTAKADIFALGIIIWAMIERITFVDAETKKELLGTYIKQGSEIVPVGEALLENPKMELHIPQKRRTSMSEGIRQLLKDMLAANPQDRPDAFELETRMDQVTCAA from the exons ATGGAATCCGCTAAAAGAAAGCGCCGGAGGAGTCCAGGAGTGCGGCCGCTGAGAGAAAGGATCCCCGCCCCCCTCCTCAACGTGCAGCCAGTGAACGGGACATTCAAGCCCGAGGCCTCGGAGGAAGAGGAGGTTGTGGTGAGCGGCGGCAGGCCCCGGCGGCCTCGGTATAGTTTATTGTCCGAGATAGGCCGCGGCAGCTACGGGGTGGTGTACGAGGCCGTGGCCCGGAAGAGCGGGGCCCGGGTGGCTGTGAAGAAGATCCGCTGTGACGCCCCGGAGAACGTGGAGCTGGCCCTGTCCGAGTTCTGGGCCCTGACCAGCCTGCGCCGCCGGCACCCGAACATCGTGCGCTTCGAGGAGTGCGTGCTGCAGAGGAACGGCCTGGCCCAGAAGATGAGCCACGGCAACAAGAGCAGCCAGCTGTACCTGCGCCTGGTGGAGACCTCCCTGAAAG GGGAACGTATTTTGGGCTGCACAGAAGAAGCTTGTTACTTATGGTTTGTCATGGAGTTCTGTGAAGGTGGGGACCTCAATCAGTATGTCCTCTCCAGGCGCCCAGACCCAGCCATCAATAAAAGTTTCATGCTGCAGCTGACAAGTGCCATTGCTTTCCTGCACAAGAACCAGATCGTTCACCGGGACCTGAAGCCGGACAATATCCTGATTACAGAGCGATCTGGCTTCCCGGTTCTCAAAGTGGCTGATTTTGGCCTCAGTAAAGTTTGCGCTGGACTTGCTTCCCAAGGGATGGAAAGCATCGGGGAAGGAAGCAACGAGAATAAGACTGTCAATGTCAACAAGTACTGGCTGTCATCTGCCTGTGGCTCTGATTTCTACATGGCTCCGGAGGTATGGGAGGGACACTACACAGCAAAAGCGGACATATTCGCCCTAGGCATCATCATCTGGGCCATGATCGAGCGGATCACCTTTGTGGATGCTGAGACCAAGAAGGAGCTTCTGGGGACCTACATAAAGCAGGGCAGTGAGATTGTCCCTGTAGGGGAAGCGCTGCTAGAGAACCCAAAGATGGAGCTTCACATCCCTCAGAAACGCAGGACTTCCATGTCTGAGGGCATTCGACAGCTGCTTAAAGACATGTTGGCTGCTAATCCTCAAGATCGGCCGGATGCGTTCGAGCTGGAGACCCGAATGGACCAAGTCACATGTGCTGCCTGA